Within the Gracilinema caldarium DSM 7334 genome, the region TAAAGGGAAAGAAACACACTATCACAGTGTTAAGGATAGTGAAAAAGAAGGTCTTGCAATTATTCATCAGGAACTGGCATTAAGTCCTTATCTTTCGATATATGAGAATATTTTTTTAGGACATATGCGGACATCGCTGGGGATAATTAACTGGGACTATTATATCAAAGAGTCACAAAAATATCTGGAACAGGTAGGTCTCAGAGAAAATCCAGCAACCATTGTTAGCAAAATGGGAGTAGGGAAACAGCAATTGGTAGAAATTGCCCGTGCGCTTTCTAAAAAAGTAGAATTATTAATCCTCGATGAACCAACCTCGTCTTTAAATGATGATGAAAGTGAAAAGTTGCTTAAGCTTATTTTGGAATTAAAACAGCAGGGAATTACCTGTATCATGATAAGTCATAAATTGAACGAAGTACTCGAAATAGCCGATACGGTAACTGTGCTACGCGATGGTAAATCAATATCAACCTATGATGTGAAAAAAGATAAACTAACAGAAGCAATGCTGATACGAGATATGGTAGGCCGAGATCTAACGACCCGTTTCCCGGAACGTAAAAATAAACCTGGCGAAGTTATTTTAGAGGTAAAGAATTGGACTGTATATCATCCAGATTATCACACGATCAAAGTAGTCGATAATGCATCGTTCTATGCTCGCAAAGGAGAGATCGTCGCTTTTTGCGGTCCTATGGGTGCAGGACGTACCGAACTTATGATGAGTATTTATGGCCGGTCTTATGGTTCTCGAGCAGAGGGAGAACTGCGAATGAGGGGTCAAAAAGTTGATACCAGTGATACACGGAAAGCAATTGAAGCAGGCATAGGATATGTATCTGAGGACAGAAAAAATCTTGGTCTTATTTTAATTCAGGATGTAAAGTCAAATATTTCTATTTCGAGTTTAAATAAATTATCGAAAGTCGGTGTGGTGAATTCTTCTTTGGAAATCCGAGAAGCTGAACGATTTAAAAATGAACTCCGTATTAAGACCCCATCGATACATCAGTTGACCAGGAATCTTTCTGGCGGAAACCAGCAAAAAGTTGCATTAAGCCGATGTATGCTTTCAGATCCGGAAATATTTATTGTTGATGAACCAACGAGAGGTATTGATGTGGGAGCAAAATCAGAAATCTATCATATTCTTAATGATATGGCTGCTTATGGAAAAACCATAATCATGGTGACATCCGAATTACCGGAAGCAATTGGAATGGCAGACCGAATATATGTAATGAATGAAGGCCGAATCAAGGGCGAACTTACCCGAGATGAGGCTACCCAAGAAAAAATAATGCATATTGCGTTGTTAAATTAGAAGGAGCAGGTATGAGCGATACGACAGTCACATCTTCATCTATCAGAAATCTTATTAAGGCAAACATACGGAATTATTCCATGGTCCTGATGCTTGCCCTGATTATGATAATATTCTCTTTTTTAACTGATGGCGTAAATCTCAATTCTCGTAATTTTACCAATATTTTCATGCAGAACAGTTATATTCTTCTGCTCGCAGTTGGAATGGTTCTGGTAATAATTGTAGGAAATATAGATCTCTCCGTAGGTTCGGTTGCTGCTTTTATCGGTGCTATTAGTGCCATGCTCTATAATTCTGGTGCCAATATGTTTGTAACCATATTGTTAAGCATCATTCTCGGTGTACTTATTGGTGCGTTTCAGGGAGCATGGATTGCTTACGCAAAGATTCCTGCTTTTATTGTTACTTTGGCAGCGCAATTACTCTTCAGGGGTCTCACGTATATCATTACTAATGTAAGCCCCATATCCCTACGGGATGATAATTTTAAACAAATAGCATCCGGTATGGCAAATATAAATGTTCTCACAATTAATGGGGTGTATTACACAGCTCTAGTAGCAGGTGTAGTAGTATTTCTCATATATGTGGTTTTAGAGATTCAGGGGCGGCGAAATAAAATAAAATATGGTTTTAAAGTTTCTCCTATGAGCTTTTTTATAATTAAACTGTTGGTAATAGGACTCTTAATTTTTGGACTAAGCCAACGTTTTGCAACGTACCGCGGTATACCAATAGTGGTGATTGTATTAGGGGTAACTATTATATTCTTTAGCTTTATTACTAATAATACGGTAATAGGCCGCTATATCTATGCTGTCGGTGGAAATGCACGATCTGCAAAGCTGTCCGGTATCAATTCTGAATTAGTTGTATTTGTAGTTCAGCTCATAATGGGGGGACTAACTGGTCTTGCTGGAGTTGTGTTTACTGGTTATATGAACTCTGCTCTTCCGCAAGCTGGTAATAACTTTGAACTTGATGCGATTGCAGCATGTTTTATCGGCGGAGCTTCAGCAAGTGGTGGAATCGGTACGGTTATTGGTGCGATAGTAGGTGGACTTGTAATGGCTGCAATAAATAATGGAATGTCATTGATGAATATTCAGGCCCAGTGGCAATATGTGGTAAAAGCGTTGGTACTTCTCTTGGCTGTATTCTACGATATTTATACCCGAAGAAAGACTGGTTTGGGTTGATAGGTAATATAAAGGCGGCCAATGAGGCCGCTTTTTTGTTTTAATTAAGGTTGTTTTATTAAGGTTGTACTGTTAAGTTTCTAACCCAGCGTTCCTTTTTGAGATACCAGCGTGCTATTAGATATTTAACCACATCGGTAATTTTAATGATTGCAAACATGAGCACTGGTCCGATACCGGTTCCAAGGGTGAGTATAATAGCCCCCGGAACGAACAGGAGGGTATTGACTGAGACATCCACATACATCCCAAGAGCAGTATCTCCACCTGCTCGAGAAATAGCAAACTGTGCATTAAGAACTGTCCATATAGGCATATACAATGCAATTACCATCACGAGGCCTCTCGTAATGCTTTGGGCGTTGGGGGTCAGGTTGCCAAAAACAAGAGGAATCAGCAAGGTTGATAGAACTGCCCCAAAACCAACCACTATTCCTGCAATAAAAGCCCCAAATTTAAGCCAGTTCGCCCGGTTTCGGGCTTCATCGAGACGGCCTGCCCCAAGGACGCCACCGACAACTACAGCGGTAGCTGCATGAATACCGCCAAAGACAAGGAAAAAGATGTTTGCTATGGTCCAGCCCGCGGCCATTCCGGCAACTACTTCTGCACCTCCTCGGCTGTTATAAAGGGCTGTTACAACAGTCTCTGAAACCACCCAAGTTGTTTCAGAAAGCACCATCATTCCGGATTTACCTAGAATTTCTCCCATAAGTTTTGGTTTGATATGATGAAGTTGTAAAAAGGGTACATAGAAATCAATCGCCTTGAGTCGGATATAGATGAGAAAAGCTCCAACTTCGATCAGGCGGGCGGTAATAGTTGCGATGGCTGCACCGGTAATTTCGAGTCGTGGTGCACCAAGGTTTCCATAGATCAATATATAGTTTCCAAATGTATTAACGAGCGTCGATAGAACTGATATAACAAGGGGTATACGGGGTAATCCGATTTCCCGGAAAGCGGTGCCAATAGCAGTTGATATTGCAATGGGAAAGAGTGTAAATGAAATGAGGCGGAGATAGTCCGCTCCATCAGAAACAATTTCCGCTTGTGCAGAATTTCCCATAGTCATCATCGCAATGAGCCGTTCAGGAATCGTCCATAGAACAACAAAGTAAATGGCAGAAATAATGAGAGCCATGAGGGTCTTAAAGCGGTATGCCTGTTTCATCCCTTCCGCATCATTGGCTCCACGGAATTGAGCCAGATAAATGCCGCCGGCTCCACAAAGGGTCCAAAGCACAACGAGGTAGACAAAATTTACTTGATTGGCCACATTTACGGCGGCCATTTTTGCATCTCCAAGACCGGCAACCATGAAATTGTCAATGAGTGAAACGAGGCTCATGATAAGTTGCTGCATCATCACCGGCAGGGCAATTTGCAGGGCTTCACGGTAAAAAGACCAAGGGCCTATTTTTTTCATAGTTGTTCTTTGATACTACTTTACAAATGATTAGTCAATGAGCAGAGGTAATGGTTTTAAGAGATTATACAAGTATATAATGCCTCTCAATAAATTATATTGAGAGGCATTACCAGGTTAGTCTTTTTTCTTTGTAGAAAGATGGAAAGGTAGGTAGAGTGGACAAAAAGCTATGGCAGAAGTAAGCAGGAACACTACAGCAAGTATTCCTAGCACAATGGCTGCTATCCCGCTTAATTGTCCGGTGAGAATAAAGATACCGACCACTACAGCTAGTACAATGCGGATAATTCTGTCAATAAGGCCCATATTCGATTGCATAACTACCTCCAATGAGCTTAAAAGTAATACATATTAAATATACTATATAATTTATAAATGGCAAGCATAAATTATATAAATATATAATAAGGAAATATAAAATTGGTAAATTTAAAAACGAGAATACATTTTTTACTAATATATCTCTCTGGTTTGACAGATATATAGATAAGAGGTTATAATGTCATGATGTTATAAGCCTTCATTATTTGATCAAGGAGTAGACCGTGGTTTCGGTCCATAATTATAAACGAATAGAAAACTCAATTTTTAGAAAAACCAAGAGTCTGGTTGTTTCTATAGCTAAACATATTACATCTGTTATTAAAAAGCTTGTCACTTTGGGGAGTCGACAATATACCATTATGCTAATTCCCCATTCTGAGAAACAGGTGTTTAATTTACATGTTACTGTCTTTTCTTTACTTTTAGTCGCGCTTATTCTTGCTGGAATTATTGGATCATTTTTCTGGTATGGATCTGTATATACTGATACTAAGGGAGCTCTCTCTATAAAAGAAAGTAAACTGAAAGAAGCTCAGGCAAATCTGGATCAGTTGAGGGATGAAACTGCGCAACTATTAAAATCTGCTAAAAATTTTGAAGCGGCCCTTTCAAATACCCTCTCATCATTGGGTATTGCTGCAGGATCTTTAAATTCTAACCAGAATCAGAGTTTGGGTGATCTCTCGTCTTTTTTTGAGGTAAAAGAAACAGCCCAAGGTACCTTAAAAGAAGTAAGCGAAATTCGTCGTCTTGCAGGATATCTTTCCTCCGCAGCAGAACCGGTAAAAGAATTGGGAGATTTGCTTAATTCTCAAAGCTCATTATTAACTGATATTCCTAGCCTATGGCCGGTTAAAGGTGGTATTGGACATATATCAATGTATTTTGGGCAAAATGAGAACCCTTTTACCGGACAATGGTATATTCATAAAGGTGTTGATATTTCGACCTATCGTCAGGGAGATCCTGTTGTAGCTTCTGCTGACGGACAGGTAGTCACCGTCGATTATGATATCGGCGGTTTTGGAAATTATATCATCATCAAACATAAGCATGGATTCTATACCCGTTATGCACATCTGCAATCCTTTAGGGTTCAAAAGGGGCAAAAAGTCCAGCAGGGGCAGATTATTGGTTATATAGGCAATACCGGGCTTTCTACAGGTCCCCATCTTCATTATGAAGTACATATTGGTTCAGATGTCGTTGATCCACTTAAATACCTGAACATCCGTGCTAGTCTTGCTGGTGTAAAAAAATAACGAGAAAAATGTATGCCTGAAAAAATATTTGAAAATTTCTCAATTAATACAATTATTGGAACAGGGACCTATATTGAAGGATCTATCTCATCAGCTGGGTTTACTCGGATTGATGGTGCTCTTAAGGGGGATCTCGCTGTTCAGGGGCGAGTAGTGATTGGAGAAAGCGCCAGGATTCGCAGTAATATAGCTGGAACCGCGGTTACTGTTGGTGGAGTAGTTCTGGGGGATATTTTTGCCTATGAGAGGGTAACTGTTTTATCCACTGCTGTTGTGCTTGGTACGATCATTACCTGTCGCATTCAGATTGATGAAGGGTGTATCGTTCATGGTAACGTGGTAACCTGTTCTTCAAAAGAGGAATGGGAACAGCGGTGCTCAGCATATAAGGATGCATTGAGCATCAGACGGAGTTAACCATAGGTTTATGGCAAAGGTTGATTTCCCAGAGAGCCAGACACCGTTTTTTAATCCCACCTTATATTCATCAACTCAGGCAGAATTAAAAAAACAGAAAAAGACGGGAAAGGCCCTGCCAATTTCCTCGTTTTCGAAGTTGGTAGAAAATTCAGAAGAAGAAACCTATGTCGAGTCGGTCTCTCTTCCTGAGGGGATTTCCTCATCTGAAGCGCTGCAATTTCTTTTAGACGAAGTACATACAGCAGGAGAAGCTCTTAAGGAAAAACCCTTTCAGGAGCAAATCCTTCACTATAAAGAGGCAGTACGGAATTTTGTTAAGTATGTAGTGGATAATTCCTATGCTGTGGAAGAGAAAATAAGCGGGACCAACATCCTAAAACGGAAAAAATTTACAATAATTCAGGTAATTGATAAAAAATTAGACCAATTGGCCGCAGGTATTCTCGCAGGCCAGACAAACCAGATTCAAATACTGGCAAAACTGGATGAAATTAAGGGATTGTTAATCAATCTGTTACAATAAGGAACTAGTATGGATAATGAGATACAACACAATGGTATTCATGGAGATGAATTTCATCAATTGGAAGATTCTTCCTACAATGATTATTCTGATACTACCGGTATAGCGGTACCGATTGGAGATAGTACGGAGCCGCTAGACCCGACATTACCTGTTTATCGGCTCAGGCTTCCCTATTCTCATGAAACCTTTCAAGCTGTTTTTACAACAGATCTGTTGTCTGTGGGGGCTATGGTTATAGTTCCAACTCGTTATGGTAAGGATATAGCGCAGATTATTGGACTTGTTGAAAACCGGGGGAATTTAACCATAGGTGAGGTTGTTTCTATAGACCGAATCGCTACTTCTGAAGATATTGAAAAGGCTCAACAGAATAAGGAAAAAGAAAAGGAAGCGTTTACTATTTGCCGTGAAAAAATTATAAGTCATCGGCTCGATATGAAATTGGTATCAGTTCATTATCTTTTAGAAGAATCTAAAATTCTTTTCTTTTTTACCGCGGAAAGCAGGGTGGATTTTCGAGAGCTGGTTAAAGATTTGGTTTCGATTTTTAAGACAAGAATCGAATTACGGCAGATTGGTGTACGGGATGAATCACGGATTGTAGGTGGATTGGGCGTTTGCGGAAGAGGTTATTGTTGTCATACGGTTTCAGATAAACTAAAGCCTGTGTCTATTAAGATGGCGAAGGATCAAAACCTGTCTCTTAATTCTATGAAAATATCTGGTCCCTGTGGACGACTCCTCTGCTGTTTAGCCTATGAACATTCATTTTATAATGAAGTCCGCAGACAGCTTCCGCAGGAAGGATGTAAACTTATCTGGCAGGATGCAAATTGGAAGGTTGCCGAGGTTGATCCTGTTGGCGGTAAAATTAAAGTGATTTGTGAAGACGGCCGGCAGGTTTATGTACCCGTCAGCCGTTTTGAAAAACAGGATGGCCGCTGGAGACTTATAGATTTGTAAAAAGTCTGGCTACGCCCACCAATGCCAATGATGTTCCATCGAAGGGGCGGCCAGAAAAATCAGCATAATAGTCAATTGCTTTAAAACCGCTTCGATGCAGCAATTCAGTAAGTTCTGCTTTTCGGGCAAGGTATAAACGACGTACATCCTGAAAAAGCAGTTGATCCGTCGATGAATAGAGAGAGGCAATAAAGTTCAAGGCCGTTTCATCTTGAACAGGTTCATAACGCCGGACAAAACGGCAGCGGCTTGTTACTATATCGGGAAGGCTGGTTAGTTTGTTCTCTAGTATATGGTCGTAATTAATTACCTGAAAAATAAAAGGTGCGCCAGGTTTTAATAGCTTCTGGACATCCCTGAAGAAATCTCCAATCTCTTCTGCATTGTTCAGATGTACCAGCGTATTTCCCAGACAGAGCACTGCATCGAGACTAGATGGTGGAACATAGTGAGCTACTTCGAGCATATTCATGTGTAAAAAGCGGCCATTTGTCTTAGGTTCAGGGTTTCTGCGGTTTGCGCTCTGAATCATAGCTGTATTAAGGTCAATACCTGTTACATAGTAGCCTTTTTTGATGAGAGCTACTGCGGTAGTCCCTGTTGCACAGCCTACATCCAGAATTTTGGGAACAGTTCCCGCTGGTAAAGGTACCTGTGTTTGAATAAAATCAATTCGATCCTGTTCGAGGGGAAAAATATCATCATAGTATTCAAGTAGATCTTCGTAAAACTGTCGCACCGTATCAACTCCTTTTCGTAATCAGCATGAAAAATAATCCCTAACAGGTTGTTATATGCTATCAATTACTAAGGTGCCCCAGGGTGGGATAATCTTGCCAAGAACACGCTTTTTCTTAGACGTATGGTTTAAGAGCACCATCACTGTTTTCCCTTCCTGAGTTATTCGTTGAACTGCCTCTATACCTAAGCCAAGAAAACGACCCGCTAACCCTGCCTGTTTCAGAATCGATTTATACAGAAAAAAGGTTGTCTTGGGATCCGGAGAAGTGCCCAGATACCACACAAAGCCTTGCCCGTATTTGTTTCGGGTAAAAGCCGGTTTTCCTGTATAGTGTTTCTTTGAATCCCGATAGCGGGCTATAATTGTCGCTGTCTCTGGTTCAAGTATATCGGCCCATACTTCGCCTTTGCAAGTGATAATTTTTGATATAAATTGATGAATGAGCGTATCTTTGAGGCAGATTCCGGTCGATCCTGTACCGAGGGCTTCAAAATTAGTGACCCGTATTCCGGCTAATTCACGGAAAAGGCCGGGTAGAGGCCGGTCTATATTCCAGTTGTCGGTGGTACGGCTTCCAGATCTCCAGCCGAGAACTAGGTGCCCACCTCTGGCGACCCAGTCTGAAAGTTTTTGAACAAAGGCTTCATCGGTAATTTGATAGAACGGTAGGGATATAAGTTTATAGTTATCCAGATTAACCGACTTGGTGCTTTTTATGTCACAATTAACATTATAAAGCACATAGGGAGCAAACCAGCGGGCTAGTTCTGCATCATAACCTACTTGCATGTAAGAAGTGGGGCGCCGATCCATACCAAGAGAAAGGGGTTGTTCGCGGATGAGGCGGGATGTGTCCCTGTCGTAAACAAGGCAAGCCTCTGCAGGTACAGGCTCTGATGCAAAGGTTTTTAAAACCGGACTGAGGTTTTGCATATTTGTAATGATGTGCCGCTCCCGTTCGGTTTCGGTATTATCCGTGTCTCGGATGCCATAACAGAGCTGTTCTTGAGCATAGGGAGCGGTACGCCAGCGGAAATAGAAAATGGCATTGGCTCCTCGGGCGATGGCTTGATTTGTCCAGAGTGCAACCTGTTCTGGGGGTGGCAGGTGCCCCAGCTGGGTGTGCCCTTGGATACCGGAAAATTCTTCCATGACCTTAAAATTCCCCGATGGGTGAAGGCCCCTCACATAGGAGAGTACATAGGAAGTAAAAAAGTAAGGGAGCGGTTCATCCTGGTTGCCCCAAACTGGATAATTGTCCCAGCCAGCAGCATCCATGATACGGACCATGTCTTCCATATCGATGCATTGGGCAAGAGGTGCTGGATAGAGATTGGTAGTTATAAATTGATGGGCTCGAGCCTTTTGCCGGATAATTTGAACCTGGGCTTCTGCCCAGGAAACTGCTGTATCCGATGAGAACCGGTCGTAGTCTAGTAGCAACGCTGGATTGTGGTTTGTGGCTACCTGTTGACGGGGTAGGGGAATCTGGTCAAAGCGGGTGTAGGTGCTCCCCCAGAAGATGGTTCCCCAGCGGCGGTTAAGCTCCTCGATGGTTTCGTAGCGCTTTTCGAGCCAGCGATGCCAGGCGGCCCGGCAATGGTCGCATACGCAATGATCCGAGCCCTCATGACCAATTTCGTTATCAATCTGCCAGCCAATAATACTCTGTCTGGGACCATAGTGATCAGCAATTGCTTGGACAAGTTGCCGGGCCGCCTTCTGGTAGACAGGAGCATTCATACACCCCATACGGCGACAGCCAAAATCTCGGGTCAAGCGGTTCGGATGTACCGCAAGTATGGTTGGATCCTGGTCCACAAGCCAGACAGGCATGATGGCGGTAGGCGTACCGAGCACAACAGTAAGTTTATATTTCTCGAGAATATCGATTACCGAATCGAAAAGTGAAAAGTCATAATTCCCTGGGCGAGGTTCAAGAATAGGCCAGGCAAATTCCATCATACGTACTACCTGAAAGCCCTGTTCTGCCATCCGCTGAACATCGGACTCCCAAAGGGTTTTATCCCATTGTTCTGGATACCAATCAACCCCCCATAACAAATTGTGAGACATGGATTGCTCCTGCTTGTTAGTAAATAGTTGGGTTCCCTTGCCCCAATCGTTCTATCTCGTTATTATAGCACAGGTTTTATGGGAGGAGTTGTATGGCCCATTGTATTGTTGAGGAAGCAGAAGCGATTCTTGATAAGGAATTTTCTGTTTTAGATAAGGGTTTTGTTCGGCTTGTCGATTATCTTGGGAGTGATGAACGGGTTGTTCAGGCAGCCCGAGTCTCCTATGGCGCGGGGACCAAAAGCTATCGGGAAGATGCGGCTCTGATCGACTATCTTTTACGGAATGAACATACATCTCCCTTTGAACAGGTTGTTCTTACTTTTCATATTAAGCTTCCCATTTTTGTGGCCCGCCAGATGATTCGTCATCGAACTGCCCGGCTTAATGAAATATCAGGCCGCTATTCGGTTATGAAAGACGATTTTTATATCCCTGCACCGGAAGATGTGGCGCTCCAGAGCAGCGATAATAAGCAGGGTCGTGCAGAGGAACCCCTAGCACCAGAAGCGGCTGAAGCGGTTCGGAATTTGCTGGCCCTTGGTCAAAAGGAATCCTACGATGACTATGTACGACTTGTGAATCAAGGGATCGCCCGAGAACTTGCACGGATTAATCTTCCGCTCTCCCTCTATACTGAATGGTATTGGCAGATGGATTTGCATAACCTCTTTCATTTTTTTAAGCTCAGGCTCGATGCCCATGCCCAGAAGGAAATTCGAGTCTATGCCAGGGTTATGTTTGATATAACGAGAAAAGTAGCACCCCGCTGTTGTGAGTCCTTTGAGCGGCATATCTTAGGTGGTGTACGATTCTCTCAAGAAGAGTTACTAGAACTGAAGCGTCGTTTGAAAATGGAGAGAGATTTAGACACAAGAGATTCTGGGGAACCTTTAAGCGGAAAGGCATTAGAACGCTTTGAAGAAAAGCTGCGCTCGGGGCGCCAGCTGTGAGCGCCAGCTTTTAGTATAAACTACAGCAATTCTGGCCGGTATACGAGTCGTTCTATTTCATCAATATTGTTTTGTAATATATTCAAGAGTTGGGGGTTGAATTGTCCTGCCAAGTTCCGTTCATCACCCTTAAAAATGATAGCCAGGGCAGTTTCCCGATCATAGGCTTCTTTATAAATTCGGGTAGAACGGAGTGCATCGTATACATCAGCCAGGGCGGTGATTTGGGCTTCGATGGGTATTTGGTTTTCTTTAAGACCGAATGGATAGCCCTTCCCATCCCACCGTTCATGGTGGTACATGGCGATATTGCGGGCTACTTCGAAGAAGGGACCCTCTAATAGTTGGGATGAATAGACCGTATGTTTCTTAATGAGCTCATACTCTTCAGGACTTAACTTGCCGGTTTTCTTCAATAAAAGAGGGTCAATAAATATTTTTCCCACATCGTGAAGTCCTGCAAAGGAAATAATTTCTTCTACTTTTTTCCGTGGCAGGTTCATTTTTCGGGCAAGATAGCCTGAGAGAATGGATACTCTGGTGTTATGGTGTCCTGTTTCTGGGTCATACTGTTCAACAACTTTGGCTAACTTTGATGAAAAGTTATAATAGGCCCGTTTCATAATTTCTGTATGGATACGGATGCGGACAAACCCCCGGGCCAGCTCGGCAAATGAGAGGCACATGCGACGAGCCAAGGGGGTAAAATTGGTAGGTTTCCCTTCAGCAATATCTAACATAAACAGGATCGTGATTTTATCATCCACCGGGATGGTAAACATAATGGTAGATTTTACCGGTTGGAAGGATTTTTGAATTATTTTATATATCTGCTCAGGCATTTTTGCCTTCCAGAGGGCATGTATATTGGGAAGCTCGATGATATGTTTTGTTTCTTCCAGGAGAAACCATTGTTTCTTCATTTTTTTTGATAAGATTGCCTGAATGTGATGACCAAAGGATGATATAAAGGTGAGATTTTTGCCTTTGATAAAGGCAATACTGCCGTAATCTGCCTGGTCAACAAGTCTAAGCAGAACCAAGAGAAGTTGATTAAAAAAAACGGGAAGTCGAACCGTATTGTCCCCAAATTGCTGGGAAATAGAAAGTAGCTGTCGAATCTTTTCCTGTAGGGCGGAAATCTCTTCATAACTATAGATAAGAGATTCATTGATATTTTGCAGGGCAATTTTTTGCTGAGTAAGACTTTGATATTTTCCTGCTAGTTTTAAAAAAGCTTCGAAAGTCTTTTTACTTGAATCGGAAAATGTAACATGGTGGCCCTTTGGTATATCCACTGCAAGAATGATTTGCTCACCTTCATCGATAGAATAGGTTCCGATGAGAGTTCTTTCTACATTGCCTAAAATACCATTTGCAAATTGTTGTGTTGGTTTTGGAGTAGATGAACTGAGGCAGTCTAAAAAGGAAACGAGCTCTTTTACAGTAGACCCCTGGACATTACACCAGGGACTTTCCAGTTTGAGATTAAGTAATTGCTCTAATTCATGGCCAATAGAAGCAACAAAGTACCATCGTTCGGGGTTTCGGATGCTGACGGTTCCCTGGGTTGCCTCGGGAATAAGGGAAAGGGCCACCTCTAATAAACGGTGATAATATAATTCGGGATCCCAATCATACCAGTCTAATTCAAGGAGCAAATCTAGAATTGCCTGGGTTGAGCTGGCAGACTCATGTAGAACTTCCATACATAACCTATATAACTTTTAGTATGCGATATATTTAAGATTTTTTGGAGATATTTGGAGAATTATACTTAAAAAATCCAAAAAACTATAAAACTATATCATAAAAAATTAAAAATATCTAGTTTTATTAAACTATCAATTTTCTTGACGTCTCTTTAGTCAGGAATTATGCTTAAACTTTAGGAGAAGAAGGAATGAAAAAACTATCGGTTAAGCTGATTTTATTTGTTGGGATTAGCGTTATTATCATTGCCCTTTCTATTGGTGCTACTGCTGCGTTCTTTTTATACAAGCTGGCAAATACCAACGCACAACATTTGGAAACGATGTTGATGAGTAAATATGACGAAGAAATCCGCTGGCAGACCGAACAGGCTAGTACCACGCTGAATGCAATTGGGAAATTACGGGATGAGGGGAAACTGGATCGGGATACGGCATTTTTTCTGGCTCAAACACTCATGAATGCACTGCGTTATGGACCGGAGGGATATTTTTGGGCAGATACAGTAGAGGGGGTAAATGTAGCTCATGGAAGCAAACCTGAAAATATCGGCAGGAATCGGATAAATGATGTGGATGCCAAGGGATTTAGATTAATTGAAGCCATTATTAATGCTGGAAAAAATGGGGGCGGGTATACTGATTACTGGTACCCAAAACTAGGGAAGACAGATCCGGAACCTAAAAGAAGTTATAGTCTTTTAAATCCAGCCTTTAACTGGGTTCTTGGGA harbors:
- a CDS encoding YaaR family protein, which encodes MAKVDFPESQTPFFNPTLYSSTQAELKKQKKTGKALPISSFSKLVENSEEETYVESVSLPEGISSSEALQFLLDEVHTAGEALKEKPFQEQILHYKEAVRNFVKYVVDNSYAVEEKISGTNILKRKKFTIIQVIDKKLDQLAAGILAGQTNQIQILAKLDEIKGLLINLLQ
- a CDS encoding PSP1 domain-containing protein, whose protein sequence is MDNEIQHNGIHGDEFHQLEDSSYNDYSDTTGIAVPIGDSTEPLDPTLPVYRLRLPYSHETFQAVFTTDLLSVGAMVIVPTRYGKDIAQIIGLVENRGNLTIGEVVSIDRIATSEDIEKAQQNKEKEKEAFTICREKIISHRLDMKLVSVHYLLEESKILFFFTAESRVDFRELVKDLVSIFKTRIELRQIGVRDESRIVGGLGVCGRGYCCHTVSDKLKPVSIKMAKDQNLSLNSMKISGPCGRLLCCLAYEHSFYNEVRRQLPQEGCKLIWQDANWKVAEVDPVGGKIKVICEDGRQVYVPVSRFEKQDGRWRLIDL
- a CDS encoding class I SAM-dependent methyltransferase; its protein translation is MRQFYEDLLEYYDDIFPLEQDRIDFIQTQVPLPAGTVPKILDVGCATGTTAVALIKKGYYVTGIDLNTAMIQSANRRNPEPKTNGRFLHMNMLEVAHYVPPSSLDAVLCLGNTLVHLNNAEEIGDFFRDVQKLLKPGAPFIFQVINYDHILENKLTSLPDIVTSRCRFVRRYEPVQDETALNFIASLYSSTDQLLFQDVRRLYLARKAELTELLHRSGFKAIDYYADFSGRPFDGTSLALVGVARLFTNL
- a CDS encoding beta-galactosidase; amino-acid sequence: MSHNLLWGVDWYPEQWDKTLWESDVQRMAEQGFQVVRMMEFAWPILEPRPGNYDFSLFDSVIDILEKYKLTVVLGTPTAIMPVWLVDQDPTILAVHPNRLTRDFGCRRMGCMNAPVYQKAARQLVQAIADHYGPRQSIIGWQIDNEIGHEGSDHCVCDHCRAAWHRWLEKRYETIEELNRRWGTIFWGSTYTRFDQIPLPRQQVATNHNPALLLDYDRFSSDTAVSWAEAQVQIIRQKARAHQFITTNLYPAPLAQCIDMEDMVRIMDAAGWDNYPVWGNQDEPLPYFFTSYVLSYVRGLHPSGNFKVMEEFSGIQGHTQLGHLPPPEQVALWTNQAIARGANAIFYFRWRTAPYAQEQLCYGIRDTDNTETERERHIITNMQNLSPVLKTFASEPVPAEACLVYDRDTSRLIREQPLSLGMDRRPTSYMQVGYDAELARWFAPYVLYNVNCDIKSTKSVNLDNYKLISLPFYQITDEAFVQKLSDWVARGGHLVLGWRSGSRTTDNWNIDRPLPGLFRELAGIRVTNFEALGTGSTGICLKDTLIHQFISKIITCKGEVWADILEPETATIIARYRDSKKHYTGKPAFTRNKYGQGFVWYLGTSPDPKTTFFLYKSILKQAGLAGRFLGLGIEAVQRITQEGKTVMVLLNHTSKKKRVLGKIIPPWGTLVIDSI
- the thyX gene encoding FAD-dependent thymidylate synthase; its protein translation is MAHCIVEEAEAILDKEFSVLDKGFVRLVDYLGSDERVVQAARVSYGAGTKSYREDAALIDYLLRNEHTSPFEQVVLTFHIKLPIFVARQMIRHRTARLNEISGRYSVMKDDFYIPAPEDVALQSSDNKQGRAEEPLAPEAAEAVRNLLALGQKESYDDYVRLVNQGIARELARINLPLSLYTEWYWQMDLHNLFHFFKLRLDAHAQKEIRVYARVMFDITRKVAPRCCESFERHILGGVRFSQEELLELKRRLKMERDLDTRDSGEPLSGKALERFEEKLRSGRQL